One genomic segment of Hymenobacter psoromatis includes these proteins:
- a CDS encoding alpha-2-macroglobulin family protein, with amino-acid sequence MRQHPLPLLLLLSLCVTFSCSKKADTEQNTAVQAAGEEIDPYQNLVFNFDEPVVPASQAGRWDTTRYVQFEPAIRGKFKWLNDGRELVFSPLEPFRPSTAFSANLRPATLPSGKQQLTLSRTKFHTPFLQLGGAQVFYGRSSRAAGTAEMRANVLFNYPVRPADLRPRLRISQGGRPVAFTLTAAEPDKTLALTINQEIKPDQPLLFKVAAGLKAVAGSQPTTGPLTAEAEVPSQQTLQVRELTGQVLDGKAVVTLLTNQPVSVPDIQPLLKVTPAVPFEIEALESGLLLRGGFEVGKTYQVTLDPGVRGALGGQLAEKFDQAVSFGDSQPSIEFASADKAMYLQANGNRNLALRLNEVENVQVTVAKVYASNIQDLLRGEKQYGYDNDEDGGGRGDDGEYVDRSYRYYDLENRGDVLFTRRYATAGLPKVNGQRLLNLSLKDLEFSAPLKGLYVVRVQDIERQWLRQDKLVTLTDLGLITKQGVGGNAVVFVNSLRTARPVGGATVRFISTNNQLMGTATSNGQGVARLDSVLGSPLKLGMVTATSGSDFSFLTLKNSQVETSRFEVGGLTSNAAHYQAFLYGDRDLYRPGDTIYTNTVVRSEAWATPPAGLPVKVRLLLPTGQEYASLGEKLNAAGAVTSRFILPPTAMTGLYSLEVLTGNDVLLSSKAVSVEEFIPDRLKVTVTATPAVLGPAQTVTANILAQNLFGPPAAGRKFEVEFSLKEKSFSAQNYPDYTFDINTGERPQRSGYGGSTPPAGIATRFQKEVQQGETDAAGHGTAAYTLPEAHDLGTLEGVAFATIFDETGRPVNRLATFEVQTQAAMFGIQNLPELVSTRQALAIKLAALTPGGRPTTAAAQVRVVRLLWETVLERQGGRYVYNSQKREQTLSAQTLRVGVGTGFSFTPTYSGEYEVRVSRPGAASYVATHFYAYGSGDTSGNAFEVSTEGQVTIEADKPKYEPGETAQLLLKTPFPGRILVTVERDHVFDHFYVDTDQKSARVSVPIRTGHVPNVYVTATAIRPITDNALPLTVARGFVPLTVEKPGAHLPLTLAVAALSRSQTFQTIEVRTAPRAQVTLAVVDEGILQRKNYQTPDPYGYFYQKRALEVSAFDVYPFLLPELGSSSSGGDAAEMARRASPVPSRRVKLVAKWSGILTADAAGLVRYRVRVPQFSGALRVMAVAYKDDAFANAEQTMRVADPVVISTALPRFMSPGDTIDVPVTLTNTTGKAMFVKVTKQVSGSLISAEPLLSIIGEEPNKTQVGAWNLPLKPNAEAQAFFHIGAKTIGNGTIKIVVTGVKGTTEIFSETTEIPIRPAAPLASRTGSGEATAAAPATLNLRTDFLPSTLRSKLVLSRSPLTAFAKDLNYLLEYPYGCLEQTVSAAFPQLYFGDLAATLRQQTGAAAKAQRYNPNYNVQEAIRKIESMQLYNGSLSYWPGGDYDNWWATAYAAHFLLEAKQAGFTVNQNTLDKTLQYLQLRLKKRETEKYQYFDVNNIARERIIAPREIAYSLYVLALAGRQDAVALNYYKANRPLLTPDARFLLACTYALGGQQRAFQEALPRQFATERAQRELGGSFASPIRDEALALNALLSADPTNPQVNAIARQLSRQVHDAPYLNTQERAFSLLALGKIARRAQASTAVADLLADGKLIGKFTGKDLAVNNVANRTVRVQPSGAGALYYFWQEQGVSASGRVAEEDHYLKVRRFFATRDGKTLAQSTFKQNDLVLVVIALQSGDAAGEVKNVAITDLLPAGLEIENPRLGVQRDLPTLPNLTQPDYLDVRDDRLNIFTTATPQVKLFAYLARAVSKGTFKLGPVSAEAMYNGEYRSVSGAGVVRVR; translated from the coding sequence ATGCGCCAACATCCCCTACCCCTGCTACTACTGCTGAGCTTATGTGTCACGTTTTCCTGTTCTAAAAAAGCTGATACGGAGCAAAATACGGCCGTGCAGGCGGCCGGCGAAGAGATTGACCCATACCAGAATCTGGTGTTCAACTTCGACGAGCCGGTGGTGCCGGCCAGCCAGGCGGGGCGCTGGGACACTACGCGCTACGTGCAGTTTGAGCCGGCCATCCGGGGCAAGTTTAAGTGGCTGAACGACGGGCGCGAGCTGGTGTTTTCGCCGCTGGAGCCATTTCGGCCGAGCACCGCGTTTTCGGCGAATCTACGGCCGGCTACGCTGCCTTCGGGCAAGCAGCAACTGACGCTGAGCCGGACTAAGTTTCACACGCCGTTTTTGCAGCTGGGCGGGGCGCAGGTGTTTTACGGGCGCAGCAGCCGGGCGGCGGGCACCGCCGAAATGCGCGCCAATGTGCTGTTTAACTACCCCGTGCGGCCAGCGGACCTGCGGCCGCGCTTGCGCATCAGCCAGGGGGGTAGGCCAGTGGCCTTCACGCTCACCGCTGCCGAACCCGACAAAACCCTGGCCCTCACCATTAATCAGGAAATAAAGCCCGACCAGCCACTGCTGTTTAAAGTGGCGGCGGGGCTGAAGGCGGTGGCCGGCAGCCAACCCACTACCGGCCCGCTAACGGCCGAGGCCGAGGTGCCCAGCCAGCAAACCCTGCAAGTGCGCGAGCTGACCGGCCAGGTGCTGGACGGCAAAGCCGTGGTGACGCTGCTCACCAACCAGCCCGTGTCGGTGCCCGATATTCAGCCCCTGCTGAAAGTAACGCCCGCCGTGCCCTTCGAGATTGAGGCGCTGGAAAGCGGGCTGCTGCTGCGCGGCGGCTTCGAGGTGGGCAAAACCTACCAGGTAACCCTGGACCCCGGCGTGCGCGGCGCGCTGGGCGGGCAGCTGGCGGAGAAATTTGACCAGGCGGTGAGCTTCGGCGACAGCCAGCCGAGTATCGAATTTGCCAGCGCCGACAAAGCCATGTACTTGCAGGCCAACGGCAACCGCAACCTGGCGCTGCGCCTCAACGAGGTGGAAAACGTGCAGGTGACGGTAGCAAAGGTCTACGCCAGCAATATCCAGGATTTGCTGCGCGGCGAGAAGCAGTACGGCTACGACAACGACGAAGACGGCGGCGGCCGCGGCGACGATGGCGAGTACGTGGACCGCAGCTACCGCTACTACGACCTCGAAAACCGGGGCGACGTACTCTTCACGCGGCGCTACGCCACGGCCGGCCTCCCCAAAGTGAACGGCCAGCGCCTGCTCAATCTTTCGCTCAAAGACCTGGAATTCAGCGCGCCGCTTAAGGGCCTGTACGTGGTGCGGGTGCAGGACATCGAGCGCCAGTGGCTGCGCCAGGATAAGCTGGTGACTCTCACCGACCTGGGCCTCATCACCAAGCAGGGGGTAGGGGGCAACGCGGTAGTGTTTGTGAACTCGCTGCGCACGGCGCGGCCGGTGGGCGGGGCCACGGTGCGCTTCATCTCGACCAACAACCAGCTCATGGGCACGGCCACCAGCAACGGCCAGGGCGTGGCGCGGCTCGATAGCGTGCTGGGCTCGCCGCTGAAGCTGGGCATGGTAACGGCCACCAGCGGCAGCGACTTTTCGTTTCTCACTCTCAAAAACAGCCAGGTCGAAACCTCACGCTTTGAGGTGGGCGGGCTCACCAGCAACGCGGCGCACTACCAGGCATTTTTGTACGGCGACCGCGACCTGTACCGGCCCGGCGACACCATTTACACCAATACCGTGGTGCGGTCTGAGGCGTGGGCGACGCCGCCCGCCGGCCTGCCCGTGAAGGTGCGCCTGCTGCTGCCCACCGGCCAGGAATACGCCAGCCTGGGCGAAAAGCTGAACGCAGCCGGCGCGGTTACGTCGCGCTTTATCCTACCCCCCACGGCCATGACGGGCCTCTACTCGCTGGAAGTATTGACCGGCAACGACGTGCTGCTCAGCTCGAAAGCCGTGAGCGTGGAAGAATTTATCCCTGACCGGCTGAAGGTGACCGTGACCGCCACGCCCGCCGTGCTGGGGCCAGCCCAAACCGTGACGGCGAATATTCTGGCCCAAAACCTATTTGGCCCGCCGGCGGCCGGGCGCAAGTTTGAGGTCGAGTTTTCGCTCAAGGAAAAATCATTTTCGGCCCAGAATTACCCCGATTATACTTTCGATATCAACACCGGCGAGCGGCCGCAGCGCAGTGGCTACGGCGGCAGCACTCCCCCGGCCGGCATTGCGACGCGCTTCCAGAAGGAGGTGCAGCAGGGCGAAACCGACGCCGCCGGGCACGGCACCGCCGCCTACACCTTGCCTGAGGCCCACGACCTGGGCACGCTGGAGGGGGTAGCCTTCGCCACGATTTTCGACGAAACCGGCCGGCCGGTGAACCGGCTCGCCACCTTCGAGGTGCAGACCCAGGCGGCGATGTTCGGCATTCAGAATTTGCCCGAGCTGGTGAGCACGCGGCAGGCGCTGGCCATCAAGCTGGCGGCGCTCACGCCGGGCGGGCGGCCCACCACAGCGGCGGCGCAGGTGCGCGTGGTGCGGCTGCTCTGGGAAACCGTGCTGGAGCGCCAGGGCGGCCGCTACGTGTATAATTCGCAGAAGCGCGAGCAAACCCTGAGCGCGCAGACGCTGCGCGTGGGGGTAGGGACGGGCTTCAGCTTCACCCCTACTTATTCGGGCGAGTACGAGGTGCGGGTGAGCCGGCCGGGCGCGGCCAGCTACGTGGCCACGCACTTTTACGCCTACGGCAGCGGCGACACGTCCGGCAACGCCTTTGAGGTGAGCACCGAGGGCCAGGTGACGATTGAGGCCGACAAGCCGAAGTACGAGCCGGGCGAAACGGCCCAATTGCTTCTCAAAACGCCCTTCCCCGGCCGGATACTGGTGACGGTGGAGCGCGACCACGTATTCGACCATTTCTACGTCGATACCGACCAGAAATCGGCGCGGGTGAGCGTGCCCATCCGCACCGGCCACGTGCCCAACGTGTACGTGACGGCCACCGCCATCCGGCCCATCACCGATAATGCCCTACCCCTCACCGTGGCGCGGGGCTTCGTGCCGCTGACCGTGGAGAAGCCCGGCGCCCACCTGCCTCTCACCCTGGCGGTGGCCGCGCTCAGCCGTTCGCAGACCTTCCAGACCATTGAGGTGCGTACTGCTCCACGGGCTCAGGTGACGCTGGCGGTGGTGGACGAGGGCATTTTGCAGCGCAAAAACTACCAGACGCCTGACCCCTACGGCTACTTCTACCAGAAACGGGCGCTCGAAGTGAGCGCCTTCGACGTGTACCCGTTTCTGCTGCCCGAGCTGGGCAGCAGCAGCAGCGGCGGCGACGCGGCCGAGATGGCCCGCCGCGCCTCGCCCGTGCCCAGCCGCCGCGTGAAGCTGGTGGCTAAATGGAGCGGTATCCTCACCGCCGATGCCGCCGGCCTGGTGCGCTACCGGGTGCGCGTGCCGCAGTTCAGCGGGGCGCTGCGCGTGATGGCCGTGGCCTACAAAGACGACGCCTTCGCCAACGCCGAGCAGACGATGCGCGTGGCCGACCCGGTGGTTATCAGCACCGCCCTACCCCGGTTCATGTCGCCGGGCGATACGATTGACGTGCCGGTGACGCTGACGAATACGACGGGGAAAGCCATGTTTGTTAAAGTCACCAAGCAGGTTAGTGGCTCACTAATTTCGGCTGAACCGTTGCTATCTATTATAGGTGAAGAACCTAATAAGACTCAGGTAGGGGCTTGGAATCTGCCTTTGAAACCTAATGCGGAGGCACAGGCTTTTTTTCACATTGGTGCCAAAACTATCGGCAATGGCACCATCAAGATTGTAGTAACTGGTGTAAAAGGCACCACGGAAATATTCTCTGAAACCACCGAAATCCCCATCCGCCCGGCTGCGCCGCTGGCTTCGCGCACGGGCAGCGGGGAGGCCACGGCCGCCGCGCCGGCCACGCTCAACCTGCGCACCGACTTCTTACCCAGCACCTTGCGCAGCAAGCTGGTGCTCAGCCGCTCGCCGCTCACGGCCTTTGCCAAAGACCTGAACTACCTGCTCGAATACCCCTACGGCTGCCTGGAGCAAACCGTGTCGGCCGCGTTTCCGCAGCTGTATTTCGGCGATTTGGCGGCCACGCTGCGGCAGCAAACCGGCGCGGCGGCCAAGGCCCAGCGCTACAACCCCAACTATAACGTGCAGGAGGCCATCCGCAAAATCGAGAGTATGCAGCTCTACAACGGCAGCCTCAGCTACTGGCCGGGCGGCGACTACGACAACTGGTGGGCCACCGCCTACGCCGCGCATTTTCTGCTCGAAGCCAAGCAGGCCGGCTTCACCGTGAACCAGAATACTCTGGATAAGACGCTGCAATACTTGCAATTGCGCCTCAAGAAGCGGGAAACGGAGAAGTACCAGTATTTCGACGTCAATAACATTGCCCGCGAGCGCATCATCGCCCCGCGCGAAATCGCCTACTCGCTCTACGTGCTGGCCCTGGCCGGCCGCCAGGATGCCGTGGCCCTGAATTATTACAAGGCCAACCGGCCGCTGCTCACGCCCGATGCGCGCTTCCTGCTGGCTTGCACCTACGCGCTGGGCGGCCAGCAGCGAGCCTTCCAGGAAGCCCTACCCCGGCAGTTCGCCACGGAGCGGGCACAACGCGAGCTGGGCGGCTCGTTCGCCTCGCCCATCCGCGACGAGGCGCTGGCCCTCAACGCCTTGCTGAGCGCCGACCCCACCAACCCACAGGTAAACGCCATCGCCCGGCAGCTGAGCCGGCAGGTACACGACGCGCCCTACCTCAACACCCAGGAACGGGCCTTCTCCCTGCTGGCACTGGGCAAAATAGCGCGCCGCGCCCAAGCCAGCACCGCCGTGGCCGACCTGCTAGCCGACGGCAAGCTCATCGGCAAATTCACGGGTAAAGACCTGGCCGTGAACAACGTGGCCAACCGCACCGTGCGCGTGCAGCCGAGCGGCGCGGGGGCGCTCTACTACTTCTGGCAAGAGCAGGGCGTGAGTGCCAGTGGCCGCGTGGCCGAGGAAGACCACTACCTCAAGGTGCGTCGCTTCTTCGCCACCCGCGACGGCAAGACGCTGGCGCAAAGCACGTTCAAGCAGAATGATTTGGTGCTAGTCGTTATCGCGCTGCAAAGCGGCGACGCGGCCGGTGAGGTCAAGAACGTAGCCATCACGGACCTGCTACCCGCCGGCCTCGAAATCGAGAACCCGCGCCTCGGCGTGCAGCGCGACCTCCCTACCCTCCCCAATCTGACCCAGCCCGACTACCTCGACGTGCGCGACGACCGCCTCAACATCTTCACCACCGCTACGCCCCAGGTCAAGCTTTTCGCCTACCTGGCCCGCGCCGTGAGCAAGGGCACTTTTAAATTGGGGCCAGTGAGCGCCGAGGCCATGTACAACGGCGAGTACCGCTCGGTGAGCGGCGCGGGGGTAGTGCGGGTGCGGTGA
- a CDS encoding T9SS type A sorting domain-containing protein — MRVTTLALSVFLAALAVLPGSTRALGLTPHVGVVNNGGQGLAIAPWQTGLPFQTAPALTLFPNPARGLLTVQLSAQHGPDYKLRLSNVLGREVRLLPLPLALATNGLPLDVTGLPAGLYFCSLLVNDKAVSTNRLTLL, encoded by the coding sequence ATGCGCGTTACTACCCTTGCCTTGTCCGTCTTTTTGGCCGCGTTGGCGGTGTTGCCCGGCAGCACCCGCGCCCTGGGCCTGACCCCGCACGTGGGGGTAGTAAACAATGGTGGACAGGGCTTGGCCATTGCCCCCTGGCAGACGGGCCTACCCTTCCAGACTGCTCCGGCGCTGACTTTATTTCCGAACCCGGCTCGCGGGTTGCTTACGGTGCAGCTGTCGGCCCAGCATGGGCCCGACTACAAGCTGCGCCTGAGCAACGTGCTCGGCCGCGAAGTGCGCCTGCTACCCTTACCCCTGGCCTTAGCTACCAATGGCCTGCCCCTCGACGTGACGGGCCTGCCGGCCGGCCTATACTTCTGCTCGCTGCTGGTGAATGACAAGGCCGTAAGCACCAACCGGCTGACGCTGCTGTAA
- a CDS encoding DUF2723 domain-containing protein, translating to MRSFQRLNNLVGWVVFAIATVVFLLTLEPTASFWDCGEFIACSYKLLVPHPPGAPTFLILGRLLSLLSFGDTTKVPVLINALSALSSSFTVLFLFWIITRLGRKLLVARSEFETETPEPTSYQTLLILGAGVVGALSFAFSDSFWFNAEEGEVYAMSSLCTAAVVWIMMKWEERATEVDSDKWLILIAYVIGLSIGVHLLNLLALPALAFIYYYRRSANPTVVGGLLTLVISLVIVGSVLVGIIPGLPTLAGGFEVFFINTLGLPFNSGLVIFLLLFAGLIWFGFRLSYQRRSQLLNTAMLCFVFILIGYSTYLIVPIRSSFHPTINENDPEDVLSFVSYLKREQYGSRPLLYGPQFNAQPDHYEEGAPRYKREKGRYMEVLPRAQEPGYADADKMLLPRLYSYDPGHIQEYKKWVPDLQEGVKPTMSQNLGFLFRYQIGHMFWRYFFWNYVGRESDVQQAGVVTPLSPARSTLPDRIGGSFAHNNFYAIPLILGLIGLFVQVRRRGHDALVVGLLFLFTGIAIVVYLNQPPIEPRERDYTFCGATFAFAIWIGLGVIGLGQLLASALKAENARATVAILLGLISPTILLAQGWDDHNRSGRYNSVDSARNLLNSCAPDAILFTNGDNDTFPLWYLQEVEGVRTDVRVAVLSYLNTDWYIQQMKRRAYLSQPLPISMSDATYAQGNNDVLPFSPNPSVDSLDLKQFISLVGQASPLLKYTEGNYSTMTFPTPKFYLNVDTTAVKKLGIIPKDRENQLVDHLDWSMGKRAIEKKNLVILDMIATNNWKRPIYFSSTVAPSDYMNLQPYFQLEGMAYRLLPLRDPHYDRRADEGYIEKSICYDDLMNKFRYRGLDDANVFYDENNLRFPANYRDKFARLANAYVAAGDLAKAKEVANKCLAVMPDKSIPFDYYTPQLVPVLYAVGEKEKANAILDKLTTRSINTLSYYQTHDAALFDDSQRQYLLTLQSVYQAAAQIHDEARAKKAYEVLAPYLQQGGQ from the coding sequence ATGCGTTCATTTCAACGGTTGAATAACCTGGTCGGTTGGGTGGTATTTGCCATCGCTACCGTCGTTTTTTTGCTTACCCTGGAGCCCACGGCTTCGTTCTGGGACTGCGGCGAGTTCATTGCCTGCTCCTACAAGCTGCTGGTGCCGCACCCGCCGGGCGCGCCTACTTTCCTTATTCTGGGGCGGCTGCTCTCGCTGCTCAGCTTCGGCGATACCACCAAGGTGCCGGTGCTGATAAATGCCCTTTCAGCCCTCAGCAGCTCGTTTACAGTACTGTTTCTGTTCTGGATTATTACCCGGCTGGGGCGCAAGCTGCTGGTGGCGCGCAGCGAGTTTGAAACCGAGACGCCCGAGCCTACCAGCTACCAGACGCTGCTGATTCTGGGCGCGGGGGTAGTGGGTGCGCTCTCGTTCGCGTTCTCCGACTCGTTCTGGTTCAACGCCGAGGAGGGTGAGGTCTACGCCATGTCGAGCCTGTGCACGGCCGCCGTGGTCTGGATAATGATGAAGTGGGAAGAGCGCGCCACGGAAGTTGATTCCGATAAGTGGCTCATCCTCATTGCCTACGTTATCGGCCTCAGCATCGGGGTGCACTTGCTGAACCTGCTGGCGCTGCCGGCGCTGGCTTTCATCTACTACTATCGCCGCTCGGCCAATCCGACCGTAGTGGGCGGCCTGCTGACGCTGGTTATCAGCCTGGTTATTGTGGGCTCGGTGCTAGTGGGTATCATTCCGGGGCTACCGACGCTGGCGGGCGGCTTCGAGGTGTTTTTTATCAATACCCTGGGCCTACCCTTCAATTCGGGCCTGGTTATCTTCCTGCTGCTGTTTGCGGGGTTGATTTGGTTCGGCTTCCGGCTCTCGTACCAGCGCCGCAGCCAGTTGTTGAACACGGCTATGCTGTGCTTCGTGTTCATCCTGATTGGGTACTCGACGTATTTGATTGTGCCCATTCGCTCGTCGTTTCACCCTACCATCAACGAGAACGACCCCGAGGACGTGCTAAGCTTTGTGAGCTACCTCAAGCGCGAGCAGTACGGCTCGCGGCCGCTGCTCTACGGCCCGCAGTTCAATGCGCAGCCCGACCACTACGAGGAGGGCGCGCCGCGCTATAAGCGCGAAAAGGGCCGGTATATGGAGGTGCTGCCCCGCGCGCAGGAGCCCGGCTACGCCGATGCCGACAAGATGCTCCTCCCCCGCCTGTATAGCTACGACCCCGGTCATATTCAGGAGTATAAGAAATGGGTGCCCGACTTGCAGGAAGGCGTGAAGCCCACGATGAGCCAGAACCTGGGCTTTTTGTTCCGGTACCAGATTGGGCACATGTTCTGGCGTTATTTCTTCTGGAACTACGTGGGGCGCGAGTCCGACGTGCAGCAGGCGGGCGTCGTTACGCCCCTCAGCCCGGCCAGAAGCACGCTGCCCGACCGCATTGGCGGCAGCTTTGCACACAATAATTTTTACGCTATTCCGCTCATTCTGGGGCTAATAGGCTTGTTTGTGCAGGTGCGGCGGCGCGGGCACGACGCACTGGTGGTAGGATTGCTATTCCTGTTTACGGGCATCGCCATCGTGGTGTACCTGAACCAGCCGCCCATCGAGCCGCGCGAGCGCGACTACACCTTCTGCGGGGCCACGTTCGCGTTTGCCATCTGGATTGGGCTGGGCGTAATTGGCCTGGGCCAGTTACTGGCCAGCGCCCTCAAGGCCGAGAATGCCCGCGCCACGGTGGCCATTTTGCTGGGTTTGATTTCGCCAACTATCCTGTTGGCGCAGGGCTGGGACGACCACAACCGCTCGGGTCGCTACAACTCGGTAGATTCGGCCCGCAACCTGCTCAATAGCTGCGCGCCGGACGCCATTTTATTTACCAACGGCGACAACGACACTTTCCCGCTCTGGTACTTGCAGGAGGTGGAAGGCGTGCGCACCGACGTGCGCGTGGCCGTGCTCTCCTACCTGAACACCGACTGGTACATCCAGCAGATGAAGCGCCGGGCCTACCTCTCGCAACCGCTGCCGATTTCGATGAGCGACGCGACCTACGCGCAGGGCAACAACGACGTGCTGCCCTTCTCGCCCAACCCATCGGTGGACAGCCTGGACCTCAAGCAGTTCATCAGTCTCGTGGGGCAGGCCAGCCCGCTGCTCAAGTACACCGAGGGCAACTACTCCACGATGACCTTCCCTACCCCCAAGTTTTATCTGAACGTGGATACCACGGCGGTCAAAAAGCTGGGCATCATTCCGAAGGACCGCGAAAACCAGCTGGTGGACCACCTCGACTGGAGCATGGGTAAGCGCGCCATTGAGAAGAAAAACCTGGTGATTCTGGACATGATTGCCACCAACAACTGGAAGCGGCCCATCTACTTCAGCTCCACGGTGGCCCCGTCGGACTACATGAACCTGCAGCCTTACTTCCAGCTCGAAGGCATGGCCTACCGCCTGCTGCCGCTGCGCGACCCGCACTACGACCGCCGCGCCGACGAGGGGTACATCGAGAAATCTATCTGCTACGACGACTTAATGAACAAGTTCCGGTACCGCGGCCTGGATGACGCCAACGTTTTCTACGACGAAAACAACCTACGCTTCCCGGCCAACTACCGCGATAAGTTTGCCCGCCTCGCCAATGCCTACGTCGCCGCCGGCGACTTGGCCAAAGCCAAAGAAGTGGCCAACAAGTGCCTGGCCGTGATGCCCGACAAGTCCATTCCTTTCGACTATTACACCCCGCAGCTGGTGCCGGTGCTCTACGCGGTGGGCGAAAAAGAAAAGGCCAATGCCATCCTGGACAAGCTCACGACCCGCAGCATCAACACCCTGAGCTACTACCAGACCCACGACGCCGCGCTCTTCGACGACTCGCAGCGCCAGTACCTGCTCACCTTGCAGAGCGTGTACCAGGCGGCCGCCCAGATCCACGACGAGGCCCGCGCCAAAAAGGCGTATGAGGTGCTCGCGCCTTATTTACAACAGGGCGGGCAGTAG
- a CDS encoding GDSL-type esterase/lipase family protein, which translates to MKKVLLALLAFAGPALTATAQAPAPPPDRDGTTRYAAANRALPPPQPARPRVVLLGNSITDIWPGADPTFFAGKTYEYVGRGIGGQTTPQMLVRFRQDVLDLHPAVVAILGGINDIAQNTGPYEPDATLNNIKSMTELAQVHGIRVILCSVLPAYNFPWRPGLEPAPKVLALNQQLKAYAAQQHATYLDYHSAMADSRQGLPPNLAKDEVHPTLAGYRMMEPLLAKAVAEALK; encoded by the coding sequence ATGAAAAAAGTCCTGCTGGCCCTGCTGGCATTCGCCGGTCCCGCGCTCACGGCTACGGCGCAAGCCCCCGCCCCGCCCCCCGACCGCGATGGCACCACCCGCTACGCCGCCGCCAACCGCGCCCTACCCCCCCCGCAGCCCGCAAGGCCCCGCGTGGTGCTGCTGGGCAACTCCATCACCGATATTTGGCCGGGGGCCGACCCGACGTTTTTCGCGGGTAAAACCTACGAGTACGTGGGTCGCGGCATCGGGGGCCAAACCACGCCGCAAATGCTGGTGCGCTTCCGGCAGGATGTGCTGGACCTGCACCCGGCCGTGGTCGCTATCCTGGGCGGCATCAACGACATCGCCCAGAATACCGGCCCCTACGAGCCCGATGCTACGCTCAACAATATCAAGTCGATGACCGAGCTGGCGCAGGTGCACGGCATCCGGGTTATCCTGTGCTCGGTGCTGCCAGCCTATAACTTCCCCTGGCGGCCGGGCCTGGAGCCCGCCCCCAAAGTGCTGGCCCTCAATCAGCAGCTCAAAGCCTACGCCGCCCAGCAGCACGCCACCTACCTCGACTACCACTCCGCGATGGCCGACAGCCGCCAGGGCCTACCCCCCAACCTGGCCAAAGACGAGGTGCACCCCACCCTGGCCGGCTACCGCATGATGGAGCCGCTGCTGGCAAAGGCGGTGGCCGAGGCGCTGAAGTAA